The Wansuia hejianensis genomic interval GCCGGAAAGCTGATCCATGACGAATGGGAGGACTGTTCCCTGGTGGATTATAACAGGAGCGGGGTTCCTCTGATTGAGATCGTTTCAGAACCGGATATGCGCAGCGCTGAAGAGGTCATTGACTATCTGGACCGTCTGCGGATGATCGCCCAGTATCTGGGAGCCTCCGACTGTAAGCTGCAGGAAGGCTCCATGCGTGCCGACGTCAACCTTTCTGTCCGCGAAAAAGGCAGTGAAGCTTTTGGCACCAGGACAGAGATGAAGAATCTGAATTCCTTCAAAGCCATTGCCCGAGCGATCGCCGGGGAACGGGCGCGTCAGATCGACTTGCTGGAGAGCGGCCGTCAGGTCGTTCAAGAGACCCGGAGATGGGATGACACGAAGGAATACTCATATGCCATGCGTTCCAAAGAGGATGCCCAGGATTACCGGTATTTCCCGGACCCTGACCTGCCGCCGGTGGTGATCAGCGACAAATGGATGGAGAGAGTCCGTGCCTCCCTGCCGGAGCTGCAGCCGGAGAAGCAGGCCCGGTATGAAAGGGAGTTCCGCCTTCCTGCCTATGATGCGGCGATCATCACAGGTTCCAAGCGTCTGGCGGACCTGTTCGAACAAACGGTGGCGCTGGGAGGCAATCCGAAAAAAGTGTCCAACTGGCTGATGGTGGAGACTCTGCGTCTTCTGAAGGAACACGGAGAAGAGCCGGAGCAGCTCCGCTTTTCACCGGAGCACCTGGCGAAGCTGATCGCGCTGGCCGAGGAGGGCTCCGTCAACAGTACGGTAGCCAAAGAGGTCTTTGAAAAGATGTATGAAGAGGATGTGGACCCGGAAGCCTATGTGGAGGAACACGGGCTGAAAACTGTCAATGATGCCGGCGCCCTGGAAGAGGTTGTGAAGAAGGTCCTGGAGAACAACCCCAAGGTTGTGGAAGAATACAGGGGCGGCAAGGAAAAGGTGCTGGGCTTCCTGGTGGGACAGGTGATGAAAGAGATGAAGGGCAAGGCGAACCCTGCCATGGCCGGAGAGCTGATCAGAAAGCTGATCTAAAGAGTGTAATGGCGTTCTCCCTGAGATTGAATATTTTATAATATACAATCTCAGGGAGAATTTTTTATGAATAATAAATATGGATTAACAGGCAGAGGTGTCGGTATTGCCATGCTGGATACCGGGATCTTTCCACATATAGATTTTGATAACCGCATCATCTGCTTCAGGGATTTCCTGTATGGAAGAAAGCAGCCCTATGATGATAACGGCCACGGGACTCATACGGCAGGTATCGCGGCCGGAAGCGGAATCGGCAGCAACGGGCAGTATCCAGGTGTGGCGCCGGGCAGCCAGCTGATCGCTCTGAAGGTTCTGGACCGGAAAGGGAACGGACAGAAACGGGATGTGCTCCGTGCTCTGGAATGGATCAGGCAGAACAGGAGGAGGTATCGTATCAGGATCATCAATATTTCCGTTGGCACGACGGAAAAGGAGCCGGCCCTTCATGAAGCGCTGATTGAAGGGGTGGAAAAGCTGTGGGATGAAGGCCTCTGTGTGGTTACGGCCGCAGGCAACCTGGGTCCGGCGCCGGGCAGCGTTACCGCTCCGGGCAGCAGCCGGAAGGTGATTACGGTAGGCTCTTCAGATATGCTGGTCAGCAACCAGGGAATATCCGGCCGGGGGCCCACCAGGGACTGTGTGTGCAAGCCAGACCTGGTAGTGCCAGGAATGGACATCATCTCCTGCGCACCCGGAAGAGGCGGAAACAGATATGTCACAAAAAGCGGAACTTCCATGTCTACGCCGGTGAT includes:
- the gatB gene encoding Asp-tRNA(Asn)/Glu-tRNA(Gln) amidotransferase subunit GatB; the encoded protein is MVREYETVIGLEVHVELATKTKIFCGCSTEFGGAPNTHTCPVCTGMPGSLPVLNKQVVEYAMAVGLAANCQINQNCKFDRKNYFYPDNPQNYQISQLYLPICHDGWIEIETEEGRKKIRIHEIHMEEDAGKLIHDEWEDCSLVDYNRSGVPLIEIVSEPDMRSAEEVIDYLDRLRMIAQYLGASDCKLQEGSMRADVNLSVREKGSEAFGTRTEMKNLNSFKAIARAIAGERARQIDLLESGRQVVQETRRWDDTKEYSYAMRSKEDAQDYRYFPDPDLPPVVISDKWMERVRASLPELQPEKQARYEREFRLPAYDAAIITGSKRLADLFEQTVALGGNPKKVSNWLMVETLRLLKEHGEEPEQLRFSPEHLAKLIALAEEGSVNSTVAKEVFEKMYEEDVDPEAYVEEHGLKTVNDAGALEEVVKKVLENNPKVVEEYRGGKEKVLGFLVGQVMKEMKGKANPAMAGELIRKLI
- a CDS encoding S8 family peptidase; its protein translation is MNNKYGLTGRGVGIAMLDTGIFPHIDFDNRIICFRDFLYGRKQPYDDNGHGTHTAGIAAGSGIGSNGQYPGVAPGSQLIALKVLDRKGNGQKRDVLRALEWIRQNRRRYRIRIINISVGTTEKEPALHEALIEGVEKLWDEGLCVVTAAGNLGPAPGSVTAPGSSRKVITVGSSDMLVSNQGISGRGPTRDCVCKPDLVVPGMDIISCAPGRGGNRYVTKSGTSMSTPVISGAIALALERDPLLTNVELKMLLKESTRDLGYEHNLQGWGEFSLDTFLQKVV